Proteins found in one Drosophila innubila isolate TH190305 chromosome X, UK_Dinn_1.0, whole genome shotgun sequence genomic segment:
- the LOC117791084 gene encoding breast carcinoma-amplified sequence 3 homolog isoform X3 translates to MSADSPRRHHHNHHSSGVGVGGSSGSGSGGSGIGGSSGSGGGMGLRGGMAMPAIVPPQAVSDRSILDSAIGFINDVTLVHQPVQDPKDTITWARFETSADVSDPRFGDDWELEGNAAPPLLLILGYGLGVQVWAIPANGEAVEVLSWRHGVVTALRVLPTPATAASALDDNGRADEPVDAFAEKRPLVALVDGGSAAASHLLSGGSGAGGGGGHISGGSNSSGGGIGNPSTASSHFSAVNFVSLKTGAQVKTIKFKNPVLDIQANRSAVVISFHERLAVFDARTLEDRLTITTCFPSPGINPNPIALGPRWLAYAEHKLLHSKRSGGGCDGEGVPSYTATVLNAAKSFGKGLRELGEQVAAGLTGASAGSGNSSKSSSFDSATGGADAKQSGVVTIIDVKHPIRDYSPTTGTPLTSTGGHVGGDPIVAHFVAHSEALVAMEFDSSGMLLLTADRRGHDFHVFRIQPHPVGSSLAAVHHLYVLHRGDTSAKVQHIAFSLDSRWAAVSTLRGTTHVFPITPYGGAMGVRTHTSLHVVNKLSRFHRSAGLGADGRSSSPISHSESTTFVQSLQPYHNPTLPPFPRPAVVQPLAQLRQPFTLGSPPGSASLGGGSGGSGVGGSGGGVGSHQRQRLSSLSDDSGKPLSVCATFAKSRSWLLEPPTATREAPHRVQRKAVDSLFVMAGHGALIQYDLDTKLASNVAKEKICDDTPIELEVEAKAQWNLGRRKDGSQEIIPPLALDNWLIKDRHASLLMDSAHHFDEPDERAESWLAQVEIITHAGPHRRLWMGPQFVFKNYNTPSGSNLNHVDAEAVEIGVTKTTTTPLPSTAASSSGASLTPSGAIIAAVERSSPLNMPLSAAAGTGATVTTTGRSGVPVLIESGSYSSIEQSPKLMDRFRHGHLDSDYGHGDMRLKEDLADAMRESPSTAAARRETGVAQQRCSPMDVAGVEASTAATANVASATTCDNACYYDALAEHDAELDNDDALQREQQQQQQQQQQQLQEMQMPLKRSHNDATISALASVLPNICSYEQATTTMATRIEKIVNPLGTVTDVNAGISGEFQTDMLDEVVGQLSAEDCVIHENCDEALFRPVVAIFSDELAEQRKHELQLQQMDEATASRQRAAHEEHTKPPVVLANKLIVPVIAKEVDEVIIQKEKQAKKKSLQSQAAAEDAAQALRFAELSHLNKPSKQQQQQQQQPQQINKTASQLKQTTTTQTTTTTTASEDETLEDELQTSVSSTLSTKSNKKTKQKQQQKQSNKKDKKQQQQQPQQQQPHQQQPQQQQQQSEKENDNDNDKQQQPEKEKELDAADSLLENKDAIAAVMMSSASAQGLCLHVEQQHSEKEQPKENERKKQQEKENFKEKQQQIELEEQKQKQKEKEKAKQKELEKLKEKENEKEKRKEQQEVKEKCKEMPRQKELQEKQLTKEQQKQLEQPKSKEQQTWQLETQPTEKLTKNKPIKLPAEAQQEEVQCAKLGKGKPLRQQEEAAQEIAKPLKLGKSKVEEQQEQQEQQEQQQQQANKAKSKDNLQADCLRSYSVKVLEMPATTPAPTPAAANVWKSLESAVPESTTSDFPSLGLTSRKTEKLLPGLLMPTAGKQQEREKEKQQQQKEQRETSNFDDFLLSALRPLEALDALPPLPALEPLQVLDADADDERAVITGASAESLINFESPLQENVAMPRKITPPPRGFTEQNLILALCGSLHYENEYAQLLSRSMETTEEARAG, encoded by the exons atgtCAGCGGACTCGCCACGCcgtcatcatcataatcatcattcatctggcgttggcgttggcggcagcagcggcagtggcagcggAGGCAGCGGCAtcggcggcagcagcggcagcggtggTGGCATGGGATTACGCGGTGGCATGGCAATGCCAGCAATTGTGCCCCCACAAGCAGTTAGCGATCGTTCCATATTGGATTCGGCAATTGGTTTCATCAACGATGTGACGCTTGTGCATCAACCCGTTCAGGATCCCAAGGATACCATCACCTGGGCACGTTTCGAGACCAGCGCCGATGTGAGTGATCCACGTTTTGGCGATGATTGGGAACTGGAGGGAAATGCCGCACCGCCCTTGCTCCTCATCCTTGGCTATGGTCTTGGCGTTCAGGTCTGGGCCATACCCGCCAATGGTGAGGCTGTTGAGGTCTTATCCTGGCGCCATGGCGTTGTCACCGCCCTACGTGTTCTGCCCACGCCGGCAACGGCGGCCAGCGCCCTCGATGACAATGGACGCGCCGACGAGCCGGTGGATGCCTTTGCCGAGAAGCGTCCTTTGGTTGCTCTCGTTGATGGTGGCAGCGCTGCGGCTAGCCATTTATTATCTGGTGGCAgcggtgctggtggtggtggtggtcaCATCTCTGGTGGCTCAAATTCATCTGGCGGTGGCATTGGCAATCCCTCGACTGCCTCCTCCCACTTTAGTGCCGTCAATTTTGTCTCATTGAAGACGGGCGCCCAGGTGAAGACCATTAAATTCAAGAATCCGGTGCTAGACATTCAAGCCAATCGATCAGCGGTCGTCATAAGCTTCCACGAGCGGCTTGCTGTCTTTGATGCCCGCACGCTGGAGGATCGTCTAACAATTACTACCTGCTTTCCCAGTCCGGG CATTAATCCCAATCCCATTGCGCTTGGTCCACGCTGGCTGGCGTATGCGGAACACAAATTGTTGCACTCAAAGCGAAGCGGCGGCGGTTGCGATGGCGAAGGTGTTCCCAGTTACACGGCAACGGTGCTAAATGCAGCCAAATCCTTTGGCAAGGGTCTGCGTGAGCTGGGGGAGCAGGTGGCGGCAGGCTTAACAGGTGCCAGTgccggcagcggcaacagctcCAAAAGCAGCAGCTTCGATTCGGCAACAGGTGGTGCAGATGCCAAACAATCGGGTGTGGTTACCATTATAGATGTCAAG CATCCCATTAGGGATTACAGTCCAACGACGGGCACACCGCTGACATCGACTGGCGGCCATGTGGGCGGTGATCCAATTGTTGCTCACTTTGTGGCACACAGCGAGGCATTGGTGGCCATGGAGTTCGATAGCTCTGGCATGTTACTGCTGACGGCGGATCGACGGGGTCATGACTTTCATGTGTTTCGCATACAACCGCATCCAGTTGGCTCCAGTCTGGCGGCCGTTCATCATTTGTATGTGCTGCATCGTGGCGACACCAGCGCCAAGGTGCAACATATTGCCTTCTCGCTGGACTCACGCTGGGCGGCCGTATCCACGCTGCGTGGCACCACCCACGTCTTCCCCATCACGCCCTACGGCGGCGCCATGGGCGTACGCACACACACCTCCCTGCATGTGGTGAATAAGCTGTCACGGTTCCATCGCAGCGCCGGTCTTGGCGCCGACGGTCGCTCCAGTTCACCCATATCGCATTCGGAGAGCACAACATTTGTGCAATCACTGCAGCCGTATCATAATCCAACATTACCACCATTTCCACGACCCGCTGTCGTTCAACCGCTTGCCCAGCTGCGTCAGCCATTTACATTGGGCTCGCCACCGGGTAGCGCCTCCCTGGGCGGCGGCAGTGGTGGTTCTGGTGTTGGCGGCTCTGGCGGCGGTGTTGGCTCCCATCAACGTCAGCGCTTGTCCTCGCTATCGGATGACAGCGGTAAACCGTTGAGCGTTTGCGCCACCTTTGCCAAATCAAGATCCTGGCTACTGGAGCCACCGACAGCGACTCGTGAGGCACCGCATCGTGTCCAGCGTAAGGCTGTCGACTCGCTGTTCGTGATGGCCGGTCATGGTGCACTCATACAGTACGATCTGGACACGAAGCTAGCCTCAA ATGTTGCCAAAGAGAAGATTTGTGATGATACGCCCATTGAGTTGGAGGTGGAGGCGAAGGCACAGTGGAATCTGGGCCGACGCAAGGATGGATCTCAAGAAATAATACCACCGCTGGCGCTGGACAATTGGCTGATCAAGGATCGTCATGCCAGCCTCCTTATGGATAGCGCTCATCATTTTGATGAGCCGGATGAGCGTGCCGAGAGCTGGTTAGCCCAGGTCGAAATAATCACACACGCTGGACCCCATCGTCGTCTCTGGATGGGACCGCAGTTCGTTTTCAAGAACTATAATACGCCCAGCGG TTCCAATTTAAACCACGTGGATGCCGAGGCTGTGGAAATTGGTGTGACCAAGACAACAACCACACCGTTGCCCTCAACGGCCGCATCATCATCGGGTGCATCGTTGACGCCAAGTGGCGCCATCATTGCCGCCGTTGAGCGTTCCAGTCCACTGAATATGCCCCTTAGTGCAGCTGCCGGCACTGGAGCAACTGTCACAACAACTGGACGTTCCGGAGTGCCGGTGCTCATTGAATCCGGTTCGTATa GCAGCATTGAGCAGAGTCCCAAGCTGATGGATCGCTTTCGTCATGGACATTTGGATTCGGATTATGGACATGGCGATATGCGTCTAAAGGAGGATCTGGCCGATGCCATGCGAGAGTCACCATCAACGGCAGCTGCGCGTCGTGAAACGG GCGTTGCACAACAACGTTGCAGTCCCATGGATGTGGCAGGTGTTGAGGCAAGcacagctgccacagcaaatgtggcaagtgcCACAACATGCGACAATGCCTGCTATTATGATGCATTGGCGGAGCATGATGCTGAGCTAGACAACGATGATGCACTGCAgcgggagcaacaacaacaacaacaacagcaacaacagcagctgcaggagATGCAAATGCCACTAAAGCGTTCCCATAATGATGCCACAATCTCAGCCTTGGCCTCCGTGTTGCCCAACATCTGTAGCTACgaacaggcaacaacaacaatggcaacaagaaTTGAGAAAATTGTGAATCCTTTGGGCACAGTAACCGATGTCAATGCGGGCATTAGTGGTGAATTTCAAACGGATATGCTGGACGAAGTGGTGGGCCAATTGTCGGCCGAGGATTGTGTCATCCATGAGAATTGCGATGAGGCGCTATTTCGTCCCGTTGTTGCCATATTCAGTGACGAGCTGGCCGAGCAGCGCAAACatgaattgcaattgcagcaaaTGGATGAGGCAACAGCGAGTCGGCAACGTGCCGCACACGAGGAGCATACAAAGCCACCGGTGGTGTTGGCCAACAAATTGATAGTGCCCGTCATTGCCAAGGAGGTGGACGAGGTGATCATACAGAAAGAGAAGCAGGCCAAAAAGAAATCATTGCAATCTCAAGCAGCTGCCGAGGATGCGGCACAAGCATTAAGATTTGCCGAATTGTCGCATCTGAATAAGCcaagtaaacaacaacagcaacaacaacaacagccacagcaaattaacaaaactGCCAGCCAGTtgaagcaaacaacaacaacacaaacaacaacaacaacaactgccagCGAGGATGAAACGCTTGAGGATGAGCTGCAAACATCTGTGAGTTCCACATTATCCACAAAatccaataaaaaaacaaagcaaaagcagcaacaaaagcagagCAACAAGAAAgacaagaagcagcagcaacaacaaccacaacaacaacaaccacatcaacaacaaccacaacaacaacagcaacagtcggAAAAGGagaatgataatgataatgataagcagcagcagccagagaaagagaaagagttgGATGCGGCGGATAGTTTGCTGGAGAACAAGGATGCCATTGCTGCGGTGATGATGAGCAGCGCCAGCGCCCAAGGATTGTGTCTGCATGTGGAGCAGCAGCACAGCGAAAAGGAGCAGCCAAAGGAAAATGAGCGAAAAAAGCAGCAGGAAAAGGAAAACTTCAaagaaaagcaacagcaaatcgAGCTGGaggagcaaaagcaaaagcaaaaggaaaaggaaaaggcCAAGCAAAAGGAGCTGGAAAAGctaaaagaaaaggaaaatgaaaaagaaaagcgcAAGGAGCAGCAGGAAGTGAAGGAAAAGTGCAAGGAAATGCCAAGGCAAAAGGAGCTGCAAGAAAAACAGCTAACAAaggagcaacaaaaacagctgGAGCAGCCAAAGTCAAAGGAGCAGCAAACATGGCAACTGGAGACGCAGCCGACAGAGAAgctgacaaaaaataaaccaattaaACTGCCAGCGGAAGCGCAGCAAGAGGAAGTTCAATGTGCAAAGCTGGGCAAGGGAAAACCACTCAGACAGCAGGAGGAAGCGGCACAAGAGATAGCCAAACCACTGAAGCTGGGCAAGAGTAAAGTAGaagagcagcaggagcagcaggagcaacaggagcagcagcagcagcaggcaaaCAAAGCCAAGAGTAAAGACAACTTGCAGGCGGATTGCTTGCGCAGCTACAGCGTCAAGGTGCTAGAGATGCCAGCAACAACTCCAGCGCCAACTCCAGCAGCTGCCAATGTGTGGAAGAGTCTTGAGAGTGCGGTGCCAGAGTCAACCACAAGTGATTTTCCCAGTCTAGGCCTAACCAGTCGCAAAACGGAGAAACTGCTGCCAGGTTTGCTAATGCCAACAGCTGGCAAGCAGCAGGAAAGGGAAAaggagaagcagcagcagcagaaggagCAAAGGGAAACAAGCAATTTTGATGATTTTCTGTTGAGCGCATTGCGACCATTGGAGGCATTGGATGCATTGCCACCGCTGCCAGCATTGGAGCCACTGCAAGTGCtcgatgctgatgctgatgatgagaGAGCGGTAATAACTGGCGCCAGCGCTGAGAGTCTCATCAATTTTGAGAGTCCGCTGCAGGAGAATGTGGCCATGCCGCGTAAGATAACGCCACCACCGCGTGGTTTCACCGAACAGAACCTGATCCTGGCGCTGTGTGGTTCCTTGCACTATGAAAATGAATATGCACAGCTCTTGAGCAGATCAATGGA aacaactgaagaaGCAAGAgcaggatga
- the LOC117791084 gene encoding breast carcinoma-amplified sequence 3 homolog isoform X4: MSADSPRRHHHNHHSSGVGVGGSSGSGSGGSGIGGSSGSGGGMGLRGGMAMPAIVPPQAVSDRSILDSAIGFINDVTLVHQPVQDPKDTITWARFETSADVSDPRFGDDWELEGNAAPPLLLILGYGLGVQVWAIPANGEAVEVLSWRHGVVTALRVLPTPATAASALDDNGRADEPVDAFAEKRPLVALVDGGSAAASHLLSGGSGAGGGGGHISGGSNSSGGGIGNPSTASSHFSAVNFVSLKTGAQVKTIKFKNPVLDIQANRSAVVISFHERLAVFDARTLEDRLTITTCFPSPGINPNPIALGPRWLAYAEHKLLHSKRSGGGCDGEGVPSYTATVLNAAKSFGKGLRELGEQVAAGLTGASAGSGNSSKSSSFDSATGGADAKQSGVVTIIDVKHPIRDYSPTTGTPLTSTGGHVGGDPIVAHFVAHSEALVAMEFDSSGMLLLTADRRGHDFHVFRIQPHPVGSSLAAVHHLYVLHRGDTSAKVQHIAFSLDSRWAAVSTLRGTTHVFPITPYGGAMGVRTHTSLHVVNKLSRFHRSAGLGADGRSSSPISHSESTTFVQSLQPYHNPTLPPFPRPAVVQPLAQLRQPFTLGSPPGSASLGGGSGGSGVGGSGGGVGSHQRQRLSSLSDDSGKPLSVCATFAKSRSWLLEPPTATREAPHRVQRKAVDSLFVMAGHGALIQYDLDTKLASNVAKEKICDDTPIELEVEAKAQWNLGRRKDGSQEIIPPLALDNWLIKDRHASLLMDSAHHFDEPDERAESWLAQVEIITHAGPHRRLWMGPQFVFKNYNTPSGSNLNHVDAEAVEIGVTKTTTTPLPSTAASSSGASLTPSGAIIAAVERSSPLNMPLSAAAGTGATVTTTGRSGVPVLIESGSYSSIEQSPKLMDRFRHGHLDSDYGHGDMRLKEDLADAMRESPSTAAARRETGVAQQRCSPMDVAGVEASTAATANVASATTCDNACYYDALAEHDAELDNDDALQREQQQQQQQQQQQLQEMQMPLKRSHNDATISALASVLPNICSYEQATTTMATRIEKIVNPLGTVTDVNAGISGEFQTDMLDEVVGQLSAEDCVIHENCDEALFRPVVAIFSDELAEQRKHELQLQQMDEATASRQRAAHEEHTKPPVVLANKLIVPVIAKEVDEVIIQKEKQAKKKSLQSQAAAEDAAQALRFAELSHLNKPSKQQQQQQQQPQQINKTASQLKQTTTTQTTTTTTASEDETLEDELQTSVSSTLSTKSNKKTKQKQQQKQSNKKDKKQQQQQPQQQQPHQQQPQQQQQQSEKENDNDNDKQQQPEKEKELDAADSLLENKDAIAAVMMSSASAQGLCLHVEQQHSEKEQPKENERKKQQEKENFKEKSSRKGKRRSSSSRRSKGKQAILMIFC, from the exons atgtCAGCGGACTCGCCACGCcgtcatcatcataatcatcattcatctggcgttggcgttggcggcagcagcggcagtggcagcggAGGCAGCGGCAtcggcggcagcagcggcagcggtggTGGCATGGGATTACGCGGTGGCATGGCAATGCCAGCAATTGTGCCCCCACAAGCAGTTAGCGATCGTTCCATATTGGATTCGGCAATTGGTTTCATCAACGATGTGACGCTTGTGCATCAACCCGTTCAGGATCCCAAGGATACCATCACCTGGGCACGTTTCGAGACCAGCGCCGATGTGAGTGATCCACGTTTTGGCGATGATTGGGAACTGGAGGGAAATGCCGCACCGCCCTTGCTCCTCATCCTTGGCTATGGTCTTGGCGTTCAGGTCTGGGCCATACCCGCCAATGGTGAGGCTGTTGAGGTCTTATCCTGGCGCCATGGCGTTGTCACCGCCCTACGTGTTCTGCCCACGCCGGCAACGGCGGCCAGCGCCCTCGATGACAATGGACGCGCCGACGAGCCGGTGGATGCCTTTGCCGAGAAGCGTCCTTTGGTTGCTCTCGTTGATGGTGGCAGCGCTGCGGCTAGCCATTTATTATCTGGTGGCAgcggtgctggtggtggtggtggtcaCATCTCTGGTGGCTCAAATTCATCTGGCGGTGGCATTGGCAATCCCTCGACTGCCTCCTCCCACTTTAGTGCCGTCAATTTTGTCTCATTGAAGACGGGCGCCCAGGTGAAGACCATTAAATTCAAGAATCCGGTGCTAGACATTCAAGCCAATCGATCAGCGGTCGTCATAAGCTTCCACGAGCGGCTTGCTGTCTTTGATGCCCGCACGCTGGAGGATCGTCTAACAATTACTACCTGCTTTCCCAGTCCGGG CATTAATCCCAATCCCATTGCGCTTGGTCCACGCTGGCTGGCGTATGCGGAACACAAATTGTTGCACTCAAAGCGAAGCGGCGGCGGTTGCGATGGCGAAGGTGTTCCCAGTTACACGGCAACGGTGCTAAATGCAGCCAAATCCTTTGGCAAGGGTCTGCGTGAGCTGGGGGAGCAGGTGGCGGCAGGCTTAACAGGTGCCAGTgccggcagcggcaacagctcCAAAAGCAGCAGCTTCGATTCGGCAACAGGTGGTGCAGATGCCAAACAATCGGGTGTGGTTACCATTATAGATGTCAAG CATCCCATTAGGGATTACAGTCCAACGACGGGCACACCGCTGACATCGACTGGCGGCCATGTGGGCGGTGATCCAATTGTTGCTCACTTTGTGGCACACAGCGAGGCATTGGTGGCCATGGAGTTCGATAGCTCTGGCATGTTACTGCTGACGGCGGATCGACGGGGTCATGACTTTCATGTGTTTCGCATACAACCGCATCCAGTTGGCTCCAGTCTGGCGGCCGTTCATCATTTGTATGTGCTGCATCGTGGCGACACCAGCGCCAAGGTGCAACATATTGCCTTCTCGCTGGACTCACGCTGGGCGGCCGTATCCACGCTGCGTGGCACCACCCACGTCTTCCCCATCACGCCCTACGGCGGCGCCATGGGCGTACGCACACACACCTCCCTGCATGTGGTGAATAAGCTGTCACGGTTCCATCGCAGCGCCGGTCTTGGCGCCGACGGTCGCTCCAGTTCACCCATATCGCATTCGGAGAGCACAACATTTGTGCAATCACTGCAGCCGTATCATAATCCAACATTACCACCATTTCCACGACCCGCTGTCGTTCAACCGCTTGCCCAGCTGCGTCAGCCATTTACATTGGGCTCGCCACCGGGTAGCGCCTCCCTGGGCGGCGGCAGTGGTGGTTCTGGTGTTGGCGGCTCTGGCGGCGGTGTTGGCTCCCATCAACGTCAGCGCTTGTCCTCGCTATCGGATGACAGCGGTAAACCGTTGAGCGTTTGCGCCACCTTTGCCAAATCAAGATCCTGGCTACTGGAGCCACCGACAGCGACTCGTGAGGCACCGCATCGTGTCCAGCGTAAGGCTGTCGACTCGCTGTTCGTGATGGCCGGTCATGGTGCACTCATACAGTACGATCTGGACACGAAGCTAGCCTCAA ATGTTGCCAAAGAGAAGATTTGTGATGATACGCCCATTGAGTTGGAGGTGGAGGCGAAGGCACAGTGGAATCTGGGCCGACGCAAGGATGGATCTCAAGAAATAATACCACCGCTGGCGCTGGACAATTGGCTGATCAAGGATCGTCATGCCAGCCTCCTTATGGATAGCGCTCATCATTTTGATGAGCCGGATGAGCGTGCCGAGAGCTGGTTAGCCCAGGTCGAAATAATCACACACGCTGGACCCCATCGTCGTCTCTGGATGGGACCGCAGTTCGTTTTCAAGAACTATAATACGCCCAGCGG TTCCAATTTAAACCACGTGGATGCCGAGGCTGTGGAAATTGGTGTGACCAAGACAACAACCACACCGTTGCCCTCAACGGCCGCATCATCATCGGGTGCATCGTTGACGCCAAGTGGCGCCATCATTGCCGCCGTTGAGCGTTCCAGTCCACTGAATATGCCCCTTAGTGCAGCTGCCGGCACTGGAGCAACTGTCACAACAACTGGACGTTCCGGAGTGCCGGTGCTCATTGAATCCGGTTCGTATa GCAGCATTGAGCAGAGTCCCAAGCTGATGGATCGCTTTCGTCATGGACATTTGGATTCGGATTATGGACATGGCGATATGCGTCTAAAGGAGGATCTGGCCGATGCCATGCGAGAGTCACCATCAACGGCAGCTGCGCGTCGTGAAACGG GCGTTGCACAACAACGTTGCAGTCCCATGGATGTGGCAGGTGTTGAGGCAAGcacagctgccacagcaaatgtggcaagtgcCACAACATGCGACAATGCCTGCTATTATGATGCATTGGCGGAGCATGATGCTGAGCTAGACAACGATGATGCACTGCAgcgggagcaacaacaacaacaacaacagcaacaacagcagctgcaggagATGCAAATGCCACTAAAGCGTTCCCATAATGATGCCACAATCTCAGCCTTGGCCTCCGTGTTGCCCAACATCTGTAGCTACgaacaggcaacaacaacaatggcaacaagaaTTGAGAAAATTGTGAATCCTTTGGGCACAGTAACCGATGTCAATGCGGGCATTAGTGGTGAATTTCAAACGGATATGCTGGACGAAGTGGTGGGCCAATTGTCGGCCGAGGATTGTGTCATCCATGAGAATTGCGATGAGGCGCTATTTCGTCCCGTTGTTGCCATATTCAGTGACGAGCTGGCCGAGCAGCGCAAACatgaattgcaattgcagcaaaTGGATGAGGCAACAGCGAGTCGGCAACGTGCCGCACACGAGGAGCATACAAAGCCACCGGTGGTGTTGGCCAACAAATTGATAGTGCCCGTCATTGCCAAGGAGGTGGACGAGGTGATCATACAGAAAGAGAAGCAGGCCAAAAAGAAATCATTGCAATCTCAAGCAGCTGCCGAGGATGCGGCACAAGCATTAAGATTTGCCGAATTGTCGCATCTGAATAAGCcaagtaaacaacaacagcaacaacaacaacagccacagcaaattaacaaaactGCCAGCCAGTtgaagcaaacaacaacaacacaaacaacaacaacaacaactgccagCGAGGATGAAACGCTTGAGGATGAGCTGCAAACATCTGTGAGTTCCACATTATCCACAAAatccaataaaaaaacaaagcaaaagcagcaacaaaagcagagCAACAAGAAAgacaagaagcagcagcaacaacaaccacaacaacaacaaccacatcaacaacaaccacaacaacaacagcaacagtcggAAAAGGagaatgataatgataatgataagcagcagcagccagagaaagagaaagagttgGATGCGGCGGATAGTTTGCTGGAGAACAAGGATGCCATTGCTGCGGTGATGATGAGCAGCGCCAGCGCCCAAGGATTGTGTCTGCATGTGGAGCAGCAGCACAGCGAAAAGGAGCAGCCAAAGGAAAATGAGCGAAAAAAGCAGCAGGAAAAGGAAAACTTCAaagaaaa AAGCAGCAGGAAAGGGAAAaggagaagcagcagcagcagaaggagCAAAGGGAAACAAGCAATTTTGATGATTTTCTGTTGA